A part of Paenibacillus sp. 481 genomic DNA contains:
- a CDS encoding sugar ABC transporter substrate-binding protein: MKKWMGLLLSLTLVFTLAACGGGGSQSQPAPTTGGDTPATQTTDAGSELKPEPGAKLIVWEGKEQQAYLEEMGKAFEEKYGVPVEYQELGSADQMARVKQDGPAGLGADVMMMPHDQLGEAVAAGLILPNDYYEEDTKKNFIPTAVDAVTFDGTMYGYPRNMETYLLYYNKNLVKAEDLQSWDSIIKFAKGYNDVSKNKFGFMWEVNNWYFAYSFIGGYGGYIFGDNNTNPKDIGLNTPEAVEAMKFYASLREILPINATDASGDVKTELFQSGKLPINLDGIWQMSNFTKEKLGFEVGAVPMPKLPNGKNPAPFAGVKSYFVSSFTQYPNAAKLFINFLTTEEALTKNAQMTGIIPARNGMENNAEIIKDERAKAFVEQFKMAQPMPSIIEMRQVWGPATATLELIWNGKDPKEVLDKAVNDMKTGIEQQSKS; this comes from the coding sequence ATGAAAAAATGGATGGGTCTATTACTATCGCTTACCCTTGTCTTTACCCTCGCAGCTTGCGGCGGCGGAGGCAGCCAAAGCCAGCCTGCACCAACTACAGGCGGCGACACACCAGCTACACAAACTACAGATGCTGGTAGTGAATTGAAGCCTGAACCAGGAGCGAAGCTTATCGTATGGGAAGGCAAAGAGCAACAAGCTTACCTCGAAGAAATGGGTAAAGCATTCGAAGAAAAATATGGCGTTCCCGTTGAATATCAAGAGCTTGGATCTGCTGATCAAATGGCACGCGTAAAGCAAGATGGTCCAGCAGGACTTGGCGCTGACGTTATGATGATGCCACATGACCAGCTTGGTGAAGCGGTTGCGGCGGGTTTAATTTTGCCTAACGATTACTATGAAGAAGATACGAAAAAGAACTTTATCCCTACTGCGGTAGACGCAGTGACATTCGACGGCACGATGTACGGCTATCCGCGCAATATGGAAACGTACCTTCTCTACTACAACAAAAACTTAGTAAAAGCAGAAGATTTGCAATCTTGGGACAGCATTATTAAATTTGCAAAAGGCTACAACGATGTATCTAAAAACAAATTTGGCTTTATGTGGGAAGTTAACAACTGGTACTTTGCATACTCCTTTATCGGAGGCTACGGCGGGTACATTTTCGGCGACAACAACACGAATCCAAAGGATATCGGTTTAAATACACCAGAGGCTGTCGAAGCAATGAAATTCTACGCATCTTTGCGTGAAATCTTGCCAATTAACGCGACAGACGCTTCTGGAGACGTTAAAACAGAATTGTTCCAATCCGGCAAATTGCCAATCAACTTGGACGGTATTTGGCAAATGAGCAACTTCACAAAAGAGAAACTCGGCTTTGAAGTTGGCGCAGTTCCAATGCCTAAATTGCCAAACGGCAAAAATCCTGCTCCATTTGCAGGCGTAAAATCTTACTTTGTAAGCTCTTTCACTCAGTATCCAAACGCAGCGAAGTTGTTCATCAACTTCTTGACGACGGAAGAAGCATTGACGAAAAATGCGCAAATGACAGGTATTATTCCTGCCCGCAATGGCATGGAGAACAACGCTGAAATCATTAAAGATGAGCGTGCAAAAGCATTTGTTGAGCAATTCAAAATGGCACAGCCGATGCCTTCTATTATCGAGATGCGTCAAGTCTGGGGCCCTGCAACAGCTACACTTGAGCTAATCTGGAACGGCAAAGATCCGAAAGAAGTGTTGGATAAAGCTGTGAACGATATGAAGACAGGTATTGAACAACAAAGCAAATCATAA
- a CDS encoding cupredoxin domain-containing protein: MKRIGIIGFAVLTLALALSACSSGKQTDSQSKSNSNDSAAKQVVIKASNYKFDQAEYRVKVGEPVKFVLESSGNHGLSVKELDLNLDPNSTSQVVTPDKAGTYEFICTIMCGPGHKDMVAKIIVE, encoded by the coding sequence ATGAAACGCATTGGGATCATCGGGTTTGCGGTGCTCACGTTAGCATTGGCTCTATCTGCTTGTAGTTCAGGAAAACAGACTGATTCACAATCGAAGTCTAATTCGAACGATTCAGCAGCTAAACAAGTTGTTATCAAAGCTTCTAACTATAAGTTTGACCAAGCCGAATACCGTGTAAAAGTAGGCGAGCCTGTTAAATTTGTATTAGAATCTTCTGGGAATCACGGACTTTCCGTGAAAGAACTTGATTTGAATCTGGATCCGAACAGCACTTCGCAAGTCGTTACCCCTGATAAAGCAGGCACATATGAGTTCATTTGTACCATTATGTGTGGGCCTGGTCATAAGGACATGGTTGCCAAAATTATCGTTGAGTAA
- a CDS encoding DUF350 domain-containing protein, whose protein sequence is MEQIMEQWLANPYVAMVAYFSVALLALGILLSIFELVTRYKCWDEIRKGNISVAMATSGKIFGICNIFRFGIDAHDSIYASLQWAVVGYCLLLVAYFLFGFLMPYFRLDDEIQRDNRAVGLLSMVISVSLSYIIGASI, encoded by the coding sequence ATGGAACAGATTATGGAACAATGGCTCGCCAATCCTTATGTCGCCATGGTCGCTTATTTTTCAGTAGCCTTGTTAGCTCTCGGTATTTTGCTATCGATTTTTGAGTTGGTCACGCGCTATAAATGTTGGGATGAAATTCGTAAAGGCAACATCAGTGTCGCCATGGCGACGTCGGGAAAAATATTCGGCATATGCAACATTTTTCGCTTCGGAATCGACGCGCATGATTCGATTTATGCTTCGTTGCAATGGGCTGTAGTCGGTTACTGCTTGCTGCTCGTCGCCTATTTTCTGTTCGGGTTTCTAATGCCTTATTTCCGTCTTGATGACGAAATACAACGGGACAATCGCGCGGTTGGCTTACTGTCAATGGTCATTTCCGTTTCATTGTCCTATATTATCGGTGCAAGCATTTAG
- the pheT gene encoding phenylalanine--tRNA ligase subunit beta, translating into MNVSYQWLSQYIDLTGVAAEELAERMTRAGIEIESVENRNQGLDNIVVGYVVEREKHPDADKLSVCKVDVGQSELLQIVCGAANVGAGQKVPVATIGAVMPGDFKIKKAKLRGVESQGMICSAKELGMNDKLLPKEMQEGILVLPADTVQGTPIAEVLGLNDHVLELGLTPNRSDCLSMIGTAHEVSALLDRKLNMPNTAVTESGEAASSRVKVSISAPEACSHYAARYISGVTIAPSPLWLQNRLLAVGVRPINNIVDITNFVMLEFGQPLHAFDADQLANGGTIDVRFAQAGETLVTLDGQERKLEPHMLLITDGAKPVALAGVMGGANSEVTSGTVNILLESAKFAGSTVRKTSRQLGLRSEASLRFEKEVNPEAVIPALNRAAELIREIAGGTIAAGIVEQVNDGHELTTVRLSLEKTNRYLGTALSVQDVQAIFDRLGFESDSIENESFEVRVPSRRGDIQRDVDLIEEVARLFGYDNIPTTPIEGPTTPGALTKGQYVRRAVRRLLTDGGLHEALTYSFTQPSETTLFTGLAGDTQLVRLAMPMSEERSVLRTSLIPSLLDVATYNRNRKMDDVHLFELGSIYTTAEEQLTKLPTEDLVLSIVMTGKRSTPQWNVPAQNIDFYDVKGVLDRVFAYFGLSDRIRFAADQPQGFHPGRAASLYLQGEAGETFIGTIGQVHPDVQRAKDLGETYAAELRMQAIIEAADGAIIYQALPRFPAVERDIAVVIDRGVEVGRLVDEAKAVASELLESVRVFDIYTGDRIAADKKSAAISLVYRHPERTLTDEEITDVHGRVVTAFETNFAAELRK; encoded by the coding sequence ATGAACGTATCCTATCAATGGTTGTCTCAATATATAGATTTGACAGGTGTCGCTGCTGAAGAGTTAGCAGAGCGTATGACGCGTGCCGGAATCGAAATCGAATCGGTGGAAAATCGCAATCAAGGGCTGGACAACATTGTTGTCGGTTATGTAGTGGAGCGGGAAAAACATCCCGATGCAGATAAGCTTAGCGTATGTAAAGTAGACGTAGGTCAAAGTGAGTTGCTGCAAATCGTGTGCGGTGCAGCTAACGTAGGTGCTGGTCAGAAGGTACCCGTTGCTACAATTGGTGCTGTAATGCCTGGCGATTTTAAAATTAAAAAGGCGAAGCTGCGCGGCGTTGAGTCCCAAGGGATGATTTGTTCGGCAAAAGAGCTCGGCATGAACGACAAGTTGCTGCCTAAAGAGATGCAAGAAGGCATTCTCGTGTTGCCAGCGGATACGGTGCAAGGCACGCCGATAGCTGAAGTACTTGGCTTAAACGATCACGTGTTGGAGCTTGGTCTGACGCCTAACCGTTCAGATTGCTTGAGCATGATCGGTACGGCACATGAAGTAAGCGCATTGCTCGATCGCAAGCTGAACATGCCGAACACGGCTGTAACGGAATCCGGTGAAGCGGCATCCAGCCGTGTTAAGGTGAGCATTAGCGCACCAGAGGCGTGCAGCCACTATGCAGCACGCTACATTAGCGGCGTAACGATTGCGCCATCTCCACTTTGGTTGCAAAATCGCTTGCTCGCAGTTGGCGTACGTCCGATTAACAATATCGTAGATATTACGAACTTTGTTATGTTGGAATTCGGCCAGCCGCTGCACGCGTTTGACGCGGATCAGTTGGCAAATGGCGGTACAATTGACGTTCGCTTTGCACAGGCAGGCGAAACGCTCGTGACGCTTGACGGGCAAGAGCGTAAGCTTGAGCCACACATGCTGCTCATTACAGATGGAGCGAAGCCAGTAGCGCTTGCAGGTGTTATGGGTGGCGCGAACTCCGAAGTAACGAGCGGAACAGTTAACATTTTGCTGGAGTCGGCTAAGTTCGCTGGCAGCACGGTTCGCAAAACGTCCCGTCAGCTAGGCTTGCGCTCGGAAGCTTCCCTTCGTTTCGAGAAGGAAGTGAACCCAGAAGCGGTCATTCCTGCACTCAACCGTGCGGCAGAATTAATCCGCGAAATCGCGGGCGGTACGATTGCAGCTGGCATTGTAGAGCAAGTGAACGATGGACACGAGCTTACAACCGTGCGTTTGTCACTTGAGAAGACAAACCGCTATTTAGGTACAGCGTTGTCGGTTCAAGATGTGCAAGCTATTTTTGATCGTCTCGGTTTCGAATCGGATTCGATTGAAAATGAATCGTTCGAGGTACGCGTTCCATCACGTCGTGGCGACATTCAGCGTGATGTTGATTTAATCGAAGAAGTTGCGCGTTTGTTCGGTTATGACAACATTCCGACAACGCCAATCGAAGGGCCAACTACGCCAGGCGCTTTGACAAAAGGTCAGTACGTACGCCGTGCTGTACGTCGTTTATTGACGGACGGTGGCTTGCATGAGGCGCTGACATATTCGTTCACGCAACCAAGCGAGACAACTTTGTTTACTGGCTTGGCTGGAGATACGCAATTAGTACGTTTAGCAATGCCGATGAGCGAGGAGCGCAGTGTACTGCGCACAAGCTTGATTCCAAGCTTGCTGGACGTTGCGACATACAACCGCAACCGTAAAATGGACGATGTTCATTTGTTCGAGTTGGGCAGCATCTATACGACAGCTGAAGAACAGCTAACGAAGCTGCCAACAGAAGATTTGGTGCTGTCGATCGTAATGACAGGCAAAAGAAGCACACCGCAATGGAACGTGCCCGCGCAAAACATTGATTTCTATGATGTTAAAGGCGTGCTCGATCGTGTGTTTGCTTACTTCGGCTTGTCTGATCGCATTCGCTTTGCAGCCGATCAACCGCAAGGTTTCCATCCAGGACGTGCAGCATCGCTTTACTTGCAAGGTGAAGCTGGCGAAACGTTTATCGGTACGATCGGTCAGGTACACCCTGATGTCCAACGTGCTAAAGATCTAGGGGAGACGTACGCAGCAGAGTTGCGCATGCAAGCGATTATCGAGGCAGCAGATGGCGCGATCATCTATCAAGCGTTGCCGCGCTTCCCAGCTGTGGAACGTGATATCGCTGTCGTTATCGACCGTGGCGTGGAAGTCGGACGTTTGGTTGATGAGGCTAAAGCAGTTGCTTCCGAATTGCTGGAATCGGTGCGCGTATTTGATATTTATACGGGAGATCGTATTGCAGCAGATAAGAAGAGCGCTGCTATTTCACTCGTGTATCGTCATCCAGAGCGCACGTTGACAGATGAAGAAATTACGGATGTGCACGGTCGCGTCGTAACCGCTTTTGAAACTAATTTTGCAGCAGAATTACGTAAATAG
- the pheS gene encoding phenylalanine--tRNA ligase subunit alpha has translation MKERLQALQAEALEVLKQVQDANQLNEQRVKYLGKKGALTEVLRGMGALSAEERPVIGQVANDVRGAIEARIEELQEQFQREETDRRLRAETIDVTLPGRPMTVGAVHPLSKVIQEVEDIFIGMGYQVAEGPEVEQDYYNFEALNLPKDHPARDMQDSFYVTEDILMRTQTSPVQIRTMEAMKGQPVKVICPGRVYRRDDDDATHSFMFHQIEGLVIGKNIRMSDLKGTLLQFAREMFGDNMQIRLRPSFFPFTEPSVEVDVTCMKCGGSGCRICKQTGWIEILGAGMVHPRVLEMGGYDPEQYSGFAFGMGVERIAMLRYGVDDIRHFYTNDLRFLQQFARM, from the coding sequence ATGAAAGAGCGTTTGCAGGCGTTGCAGGCAGAGGCGTTAGAAGTGCTGAAGCAGGTGCAGGATGCAAATCAGTTGAATGAGCAACGTGTCAAATATTTAGGTAAAAAAGGAGCACTAACAGAAGTGCTGCGTGGCATGGGTGCATTAAGTGCTGAAGAGCGTCCGGTTATCGGTCAAGTTGCGAACGATGTGCGCGGTGCTATCGAAGCGCGCATTGAGGAGTTGCAGGAGCAGTTCCAACGTGAGGAAACGGATCGCCGTCTGAGAGCGGAAACGATTGACGTTACGTTGCCAGGCCGTCCAATGACAGTGGGTGCCGTACATCCGTTGAGCAAAGTCATTCAAGAAGTAGAAGATATCTTCATCGGTATGGGCTATCAAGTTGCAGAAGGTCCAGAAGTCGAGCAGGACTATTACAACTTCGAAGCATTGAACTTGCCAAAAGATCATCCGGCACGTGATATGCAGGATTCGTTCTATGTAACAGAAGATATTTTGATGCGTACGCAAACATCGCCTGTGCAAATTCGCACGATGGAAGCGATGAAAGGTCAGCCTGTTAAGGTCATTTGCCCAGGTCGTGTGTACCGTCGTGACGATGACGATGCAACGCATTCCTTCATGTTCCATCAAATCGAAGGTCTTGTCATCGGCAAAAATATTCGCATGAGCGACTTGAAAGGCACTTTGCTGCAATTCGCGCGTGAAATGTTCGGCGACAACATGCAAATTCGTTTGCGTCCAAGCTTCTTCCCGTTCACAGAGCCAAGTGTTGAGGTCGATGTAACGTGTATGAAGTGTGGAGGCTCCGGCTGCCGCATTTGTAAGCAAACGGGCTGGATCGAAATTTTGGGTGCAGGTATGGTGCATCCGCGCGTATTGGAAATGGGCGGCTACGACCCCGAACAATATTCCGGCTTCGCGTTCGGTATGGGTGTAGAGCGTATTGCGATGCTGAGATATGGTGTAGACGATATCCGTCATTTTTATACAAACGACTTAAGATTCTTGCAGCAGTTTGCTCGCATGTAA
- a CDS encoding endonuclease MutS2, whose product MDSKILKTLDYTKILQKLANHAATQLGEQAASVLLPSSDLDEVKHRLQATDEAMTVDRLKGGAPFSGVTDIRPAIQRARIGSVLSPQELWHISALLFAGRRIHRHVESVHEEQAVPMLQALVDAISEQKPLEEHIRQCIDEQGDVLDQASFELATIRRELRIGETRIREKLESLIRTPSTAKMLQEQLVTIRNDRYVIPVKQEYRGHFGGIVHDQSSSGATMFIEPESIVMMNNKLRETKLKEEREIERILSLLTDQVGEQADLLINDTECLQQLDFIFAKARLAHEMKATQPRMNDRGFLKLGKGRHPLLAKDSVVPIDVELGNQYTSIIVTGPNTGGKTVSLKTIGLLSLMAMSGLFIPAQEGSQMCVFDSIYADIGDEQSIEQSLSTFSSHMTNIIRILQEMTQKSLVLLDELGAGTDPAEGSALAIALLEHMHQTGCRMVATTHYSELKAYAYERKGVINASMEFDVQTLRPTYRLLVGVPGRSNAFAIAERLGLPKAIIDHARGEVTEEDMRVESMIASLEENRLSAEAERISAEQLRRETEALRQQLLAENERLQAERDKRVAKAEEEARSVVAKARREAEEIIKELKQLAEEKANVQDHRLTEARKRLDEAAPASKLGKQGKRPSAAKARKIEAGDEVTVYSLNQKGTVVELSGSQEAIVQLGIMKMKVRLDDLELLARAKPEVVKTGANLTRSRGDSVRSELDLRGENLEEALMEVDRFLDEGLLSNLGQVYIIHGKGTGILRTGIQDFLRRHKHVKSFRIGNYNEGGTGVTVVEFK is encoded by the coding sequence TTGGATTCGAAAATTTTAAAAACGTTAGACTATACGAAAATTTTGCAGAAGTTGGCGAATCATGCTGCAACCCAGCTAGGTGAACAGGCTGCATCCGTGCTGTTGCCAAGCTCTGATTTAGATGAAGTCAAACACCGTTTGCAAGCGACAGACGAAGCGATGACCGTCGACCGTCTTAAAGGTGGGGCACCATTTTCTGGCGTGACGGATATCCGTCCTGCGATACAACGTGCGCGCATAGGCTCGGTACTTAGCCCACAAGAGCTGTGGCATATCTCAGCATTGCTGTTCGCTGGCAGACGTATTCATCGCCATGTTGAAAGCGTACATGAAGAGCAGGCTGTTCCGATGCTGCAAGCGCTTGTTGATGCGATTAGCGAACAGAAGCCTTTGGAGGAACACATTCGCCAATGTATCGACGAGCAAGGTGACGTATTGGATCAAGCAAGCTTTGAATTAGCAACGATCCGACGCGAGCTACGCATCGGCGAAACACGCATTCGCGAGAAGCTGGAATCGCTTATTCGTACACCAAGCACAGCGAAAATGTTGCAAGAGCAGCTCGTTACGATTAGGAATGACCGCTACGTTATTCCGGTCAAGCAGGAGTACCGCGGTCATTTTGGCGGGATCGTGCATGACCAATCCAGCTCCGGCGCTACGATGTTCATCGAACCGGAGTCCATTGTGATGATGAACAATAAGCTCCGTGAAACGAAGCTTAAAGAAGAGCGGGAAATCGAACGTATTTTGTCTTTGCTTACGGATCAAGTTGGTGAGCAGGCAGATTTGCTCATTAACGATACCGAATGTTTGCAGCAGCTTGATTTTATTTTTGCCAAAGCACGTCTTGCCCATGAGATGAAAGCTACACAGCCGCGCATGAACGATCGCGGATTTTTGAAATTGGGCAAAGGGCGTCATCCACTGCTTGCTAAGGATAGCGTTGTACCGATCGATGTCGAGTTGGGCAATCAATACACATCAATTATCGTAACCGGACCCAATACAGGCGGTAAAACGGTTTCGTTGAAAACGATCGGGTTACTTAGCTTAATGGCGATGTCAGGGTTGTTTATTCCTGCACAGGAAGGCAGCCAAATGTGCGTGTTTGATTCCATCTATGCGGATATCGGGGACGAGCAGAGCATCGAGCAAAGCTTGAGTACGTTCTCTAGCCATATGACGAACATTATTCGCATCTTGCAAGAAATGACACAGAAAAGCTTAGTGCTGCTTGATGAGCTGGGAGCAGGAACAGATCCGGCAGAAGGCTCAGCATTGGCTATTGCACTATTGGAGCATATGCATCAAACGGGATGTCGCATGGTAGCGACAACGCATTATAGCGAACTGAAAGCGTACGCTTATGAGCGTAAAGGCGTCATCAATGCGAGCATGGAATTTGACGTTCAGACGTTGCGTCCAACGTATCGATTGCTAGTCGGTGTTCCTGGTCGAAGCAACGCTTTTGCGATTGCCGAGCGACTTGGCTTGCCGAAGGCGATTATCGATCATGCACGCGGCGAGGTTACAGAAGAAGATATGCGTGTCGAATCCATGATCGCCTCCTTGGAGGAAAATCGCCTAAGTGCGGAGGCAGAACGTATTTCCGCCGAGCAGCTTCGCCGTGAAACGGAAGCGCTGCGCCAGCAATTATTGGCGGAGAACGAACGTTTACAGGCAGAGCGAGACAAGCGCGTTGCCAAAGCGGAGGAAGAAGCCCGCAGCGTCGTCGCGAAGGCGCGTCGGGAAGCGGAAGAAATTATTAAAGAGCTGAAGCAATTAGCGGAAGAAAAGGCTAATGTTCAAGATCACCGTTTAACGGAAGCGCGCAAGCGTCTTGACGAGGCAGCACCTGCAAGCAAGCTGGGCAAGCAAGGCAAGCGTCCTAGTGCAGCTAAAGCACGTAAGATCGAAGCTGGCGATGAAGTAACGGTATATAGCTTGAATCAGAAAGGCACTGTAGTTGAACTGTCAGGTTCTCAAGAAGCCATTGTGCAGCTTGGAATTATGAAAATGAAAGTTCGCCTTGATGATTTGGAGCTACTTGCACGCGCGAAGCCGGAAGTGGTTAAGACCGGAGCAAACTTAACGCGTTCTAGAGGGGACAGTGTCCGCTCAGAACTTGACTTGCGTGGGGAGAACTTGGAAGAGGCATTAATGGAAGTCGATCGATTCCTCGATGAAGGTTTGCTGTCGAACCTTGGTCAGGTTTACATTATCCACGGCAAGGGAACAGGAATATTGCGCACGGGCATTCAAGACTTTTTACGTCGCCACAAACATGTAAAAAGCTTCCGCATCGGTAATTACAATGAAGGCGGAACTGGTGTAACCGTGGTGGAGTTTAAATAA
- a CDS encoding CvpA family protein, translating to MIEWWHTVRDVFLSWNPLDYAIVICAVLFTIIGAVRGLRSQLLSLFGILLAFFIASRFYEFFAPWVKKRLFGVEGDPSPIQSLGTQAAPSAAQKGDWASVYSGAWSSISETVYSVTAFSILFGFVMAGFWLLNLLFKRFSKNRPLQSIDRWSGAIIGYLQFLIIWCLLYVVLKAWPTGKLHQWVETSFWMNKTGAWIPEVIVEAIKWAQWL from the coding sequence ATGATCGAATGGTGGCACACCGTAAGGGATGTTTTTCTTTCCTGGAACCCGCTTGATTATGCGATCGTTATATGTGCCGTTCTATTTACGATCATTGGTGCAGTTCGTGGGCTACGCTCGCAATTGCTTTCGTTATTCGGCATTTTACTTGCGTTCTTTATTGCATCGCGATTTTATGAATTTTTTGCACCATGGGTAAAAAAACGATTGTTTGGCGTAGAGGGTGATCCAAGCCCTATACAGTCACTCGGAACCCAAGCAGCTCCATCAGCAGCCCAGAAGGGCGATTGGGCATCGGTGTATAGTGGCGCGTGGTCGTCCATCTCTGAGACCGTTTATTCGGTAACCGCGTTTAGCATATTGTTTGGGTTTGTCATGGCAGGATTTTGGTTGCTTAATTTACTATTCAAACGATTTTCAAAAAACCGCCCGCTTCAATCCATTGACCGTTGGAGCGGAGCGATCATCGGATACTTGCAATTTTTAATTATTTGGTGCTTGTTATATGTGGTACTTAAAGCATGGCCAACAGGAAAGTTACACCAATGGGTAGAAACATCGTTTTGGATGAACAAGACAGGAGCTTGGATACCTGAAGTCATCGTCGAAGCGATCAAATGGGCGCAATGGCTGTAG
- a CDS encoding NCS2 family permease, with protein sequence MAQSAENGWRRELLAGVVSFFAIVYIVVVNAKILSDAGIPQDAGIVATILASAVGCFIMGIWGKSPIILVPGMGINAMFTYTLVGGMGLTWQQALAVVFVSGICFTVISFTSLAEKLKEAIPESLQEAITVGIGLMLVLIGLQKGGVIISDPDTLIKLQPLTNASALVTLATLALTCILFMRNVPANLLLSIIGGTVLAYVMGIGGSDASAGAGAQASFSWASYGELFAGFSFQGVSVMTFTVAVFSLTLVIVFENVGLINSHLNMTKQPERFQRSMQANALSVITCGLFGTSPTVSTVETAAGISAGGRTGLTTIVTGVLFLATLAALPILTMIPDEAVAPILIFIGGLMMPTVKKVKFDPLSEGLPAFFIIAFIPLMHSIVDGIAIGFISYALFQLVMGRGRTVKPLFYVIASLFVVHFVLQAL encoded by the coding sequence CTGGCGCAGTCCGCGGAAAATGGTTGGCGGCGTGAGCTGCTTGCGGGTGTCGTATCGTTTTTTGCAATCGTATATATCGTTGTCGTAAATGCAAAAATTTTATCCGATGCAGGCATTCCGCAAGACGCGGGTATTGTCGCTACGATTCTCGCTTCTGCGGTCGGTTGCTTTATAATGGGTATTTGGGGCAAGTCCCCCATTATCCTCGTGCCAGGCATGGGTATTAATGCCATGTTTACGTACACACTCGTTGGCGGAATGGGCCTTACGTGGCAGCAGGCGCTAGCCGTTGTGTTCGTGTCGGGTATTTGCTTTACGGTAATTAGTTTTACTTCGCTGGCTGAGAAGCTGAAAGAAGCGATCCCTGAATCGCTGCAAGAAGCGATTACGGTCGGTATCGGCCTCATGCTCGTGTTGATCGGTTTGCAAAAAGGCGGCGTGATCATCTCTGATCCGGATACGCTCATTAAGTTACAGCCGTTAACGAACGCCTCGGCGCTCGTTACGTTGGCGACGTTAGCTTTAACGTGCATTTTGTTTATGCGTAACGTGCCAGCTAATTTGCTGTTGAGCATTATCGGCGGAACGGTGCTCGCTTATGTAATGGGCATCGGCGGCAGTGATGCTAGTGCGGGTGCAGGTGCGCAAGCTTCGTTCTCATGGGCGTCGTACGGCGAATTGTTTGCGGGCTTCAGCTTCCAAGGTGTGTCCGTCATGACATTTACCGTCGCAGTGTTCTCGCTGACGCTCGTTATCGTGTTCGAGAATGTTGGGTTGATTAACTCGCATTTGAACATGACGAAGCAGCCGGAACGTTTCCAACGTTCGATGCAAGCTAATGCGCTATCCGTCATCACGTGCGGATTGTTCGGTACTAGCCCTACCGTCTCCACGGTTGAGACGGCAGCAGGTATTTCCGCAGGCGGTCGTACAGGCTTGACGACAATCGTCACGGGCGTCTTGTTCTTAGCGACATTGGCTGCATTGCCCATTTTGACGATGATTCCAGACGAAGCAGTCGCACCTATTCTTATTTTTATCGGTGGCTTGATGATGCCAACGGTGAAAAAAGTAAAGTTCGATCCGCTGTCCGAGGGATTGCCAGCATTTTTCATTATCGCGTTCATTCCATTGATGCACAGCATTGTGGATGGTATCGCGATCGGCTTTATTAGCTATGCGCTGTTCCAGCTCGTAATGGGCCGTGGACGCACAGTTAAGCCGTTGTTCTACGTAATTGCATCTTTGTTTGTTGTACATTTTGTACTGCAAGCATTGTAA
- a CDS encoding phage holin family protein, translated as MSFLGHVVRFIVAALVLMVTSWIVPMFSVGGFWSALLLALVIALFGWIVEGLFGKRVTPFGRGIVGFLISALVIYVAQFFVGGVSVSVIGALLAALVIGLIDLFIPVATPYEAGRSNTSK; from the coding sequence ATGAGTTTTCTCGGTCATGTCGTCCGATTTATCGTCGCAGCGCTCGTATTAATGGTCACTAGCTGGATTGTGCCTATGTTTTCGGTCGGCGGATTTTGGAGCGCTTTACTGCTTGCTCTAGTCATCGCCCTGTTCGGATGGATCGTCGAAGGTCTGTTCGGCAAGCGAGTCACACCATTTGGACGTGGCATCGTCGGGTTTTTGATAAGCGCGCTCGTCATTTACGTTGCACAGTTCTTCGTAGGTGGCGTTTCCGTTTCTGTAATAGGTGCCCTGCTCGCTGCGCTTGTTATCGGGCTCATTGATTTGTTTATTCCGGTAGCAACACCGTACGAAGCTGGTCGCAGTAATACGTCGAAATAG